The Lacerta agilis isolate rLacAgi1 chromosome 5, rLacAgi1.pri, whole genome shotgun sequence genome has a segment encoding these proteins:
- the MFSD13A gene encoding transmembrane protein 180, with the protein MGFRLLACLFNLPVAVVYGSLSLFISILHNVFLLYYVDTFVSVYKIDKLSFWIGETVFLIWNSLNDPLFGWLSDRAFLSTQQSGVAISTPEVVLKRLKALSRNGPLFAMSFLAFWIAWANPGLQFLICLCLYDSFLTMVDLNQNALLADLAVSAKDRTGLNFYSSLFSAIGSLSVFMSYAVWNKEDFFSFRIFCVVLAFGSAVGFTLATWLLRQRFQTEGHVKWDENAALKELYIDHPSVRQEKRITLAEYLKQLSRHRNFLWFVSMNLIQVFHCHFNSNFFPLFLEHLLSDRISLSMGSFLLGVSYVAPHLNNLYFLSLCQRWGVYAVVRGLFFLKLLLGVIMLLAGPDWIYLLCFFIASNRVFTEGTCKLLNLVVTDLVDEDLVLNRRQQAASALLFGMVALVTKPGQTFAPLIGTWLLCAYTGYDIFQRDALSNIVSAQPKLASNTAWEPTLRQGCFYLLVFVPITCALLQLLSWSQFSLHGRRLQRVKAQRQTFTESQSQEIKTI; encoded by the exons ATGGGTTTCAGGCTGTTGGCTTGCCTCTTCAACCTGCCTGTTGCGGTGGTCTACGGGTCTCTGTCCCTCTTCATTTCCATTTTGCACAACGTCTTCCTCCTCTACTATGTGGACACCTTTGTTTCTGTATATAAGATTGATAAACTCTCCTTCTGGATTGGAGAG ACTGTGTTTCTGATTTGGAACAGCCTCAATGATCCTCTCTTTGGCTGGCTGAGTGATCGGGCTTTCCTTAGCACGCAACA GTCTGGAGTGGCGATTTCCACTCCGGAAGTAGTTTTGAAGAGACTCAAGGCCCTGAGCCGCAATGGCCCCCTCTTTGCTATGTCATTCCTGGCTTTCTGGATTGCCTGGGCCAACCCAGGCCTGCAGTTCCTCATCTGCCTCTGCCTGTACGACAGCTTCCTCACCATGGTGGACCTCAACCAGAACGCTTTGCTCGCTGACCTCGCTGTGTCCGCAAAGGACAGGACCGGCCTCAATTTCTACTCGTCACTCTTCAGTGCCATTGGCTCTCTCTCTGTCTTCATGTCCTATGCTGTGTGGAACAAGGAGGACTTCTTCTCCTTCCGGATATTTTGCGTGGTGCTGGCTTTCGGCTCAGCAGTTGGTTTTACCCTGGCCACATGGCTCCTGAGGCAGAGGTTTCAGACTGAGGGACACGTGAAGTGGGATGAAAACGCAGCTTTGAAAGA ACTGTATATTGACCATCCATCTGTGCGACAAGAGAAGAGAATCACTCTGGCTGAGTACCTCAAGCAGCTCTCCCGACACCGGAACTTTCTCTGGTTTGTCTCTATGAACCTGATCCAG GTTTTTCACTGCCACTTTAACAGCAacttctttcccctcttcctggAGCACCTGCTGTCTGATCGTATCTCACTCTCCATGGGATCATTTCTGCTTG GAGTTTCCTACGTAGCTCCTCATCTCAACAACCTCTACTTCCTGTCTCTCTGCCAGAGGTGGGGGGTATATGCAGTGGTGCGAGGActcttcttcctgaagctcttgcTTGGTGTGATTATGCTCCTTGCTGGACCAGATTGGATCTACCTGCTCTGCTTCTTCATAGCCAG cAACCGCGTGTTCACGGAAGGGACCTGCAAGCTGCTGAACTTGGTGGTCACCGACCTGGTAGATGAAGACTTGGTGCTGAATCGAAGGCAGCAGGCTGCCTCGGCCCTCTTGTTTGGCATGGTTGCCTTGGTAACCAAACCAGGCCAGACCTTTGCCCCCTTGATTGGCACCTGGCTCCTGTGTGCTTACACAG GTTATGACATTTTCCAGCGGGATGCCCTGAGCAATATAGTGAGTGCCCAGCCCAAGTTGGCTTCCAACACAGCCTGGGAACCGACGCTGCGCCAGGGCTGCTTCTACCTCCTTGTTTTTGTCCCCATCACATGTGCATTGCTGCAGCTCCTCAGCTGGTCACAATTCAGCCTGCATGGGAGGCGCCTCCAGAGAGTGAAAGCTCAGCGTCAGACTTTCACGGAAAGTCAGTCCCAAGAAATCAAGACCATTTAA
- the ACTR1A gene encoding alpha-centractin: protein MESYDVIANQPVVIDNGSGMIKAGFAGDQIPKYCFPNYVGRPKHVRVMAGALEGDIFIGPKAEEHRGLLSIRYPMEHGIVKDWNDMERIWQYVYSKDQLQTFSEEHPVLLTEAPLNPRKNRERAAEVFFETFNVPALFISMQAVLSLYATGRTTGVVLDSGDGVTHAVPIYEGFAMPHSIMRIDIAGRDVSRFLRLYLRKEGYDFHTSSEFEIVKTIKERACYLSINPQKDETLETEKAQYYLPDGSTIEIGPARFRAPELLFRPDLIGEECEGLHEVLVFAIQKSDMDLRRTLFSNIVLSGGSTLFKGFGDRLLSEVKKLAPKDVKIRISAPQERLYSTWIGGSILASLDTFKKMWVSKKEYEEDSSRAIHRKTF from the exons ATGGAGTCCTACGATGTGATCGCGAACCAGCCGGTGGTGATTGATAAC GGCTCTGGCATGATTAAAGCTGGCTTTGCAGGTGATCAGATACCCAAGTACTGCTTTCCAAACTA CGTTGGCAGACCAAAGCATGTTCGGGTTATGGCTGGAGCTTTGGAAGGTGACATTTTCATTGGACCAAAAGCAGAG GAGCACAGAGGCCTTCTTTCCATCCGCTACCCTATGGAGCACGGCATAGTGAAGGACTGGAATGACATGGAACGCATTTGGCAATACGTGTACTCAAAAGACCAGCTCCAGACCTTCTCTGAAGAG CATCCCGTACTCCTGACGGAGGCTCCCCTGAACCCACGCAAGAACCGTGAAAGAGCAGCTGAAGTTTTCTTTGAAACCTTTAATGTGCCAGCCCTCTTCATCTCCATGCAAGCTGTGCTTAGCCT ttatGCGACAGGGCGAACTACGGGAGTGGTGTTGGACTCTGGGGATGGGGTCACCCACGCGGTTCCTATTTACGAAGGCTTTGCCATGCCCCATTCCATTATGCGGATTGACATAGCCGGCCGTGATGTCTCTCGTTTCCTTCGTCTTTATCTCCGGAAGGAAGGCTACGACTTCCACACGTCATCTGAATTTGAAATCGTCAAAACCATCAAAGAG CGGGCCTGTTACCTGTCAATAAACCCGCAGAAGGATGAGACATTAGAAACTGAGAAAGCTCAGTACTACCTTCCAGATGGAAGCACCATTGAG ATTGGCCCCGCCCGATTCCGAGCCCCTGAGTTGTTGTTCCGGCCAGATCTGATTGGGGAGGAGTGCGAGGGGCTGCACGAAGTCCTGGTTTTTGCCATTCAGAAGTCTGATATGGACTTGAGGCGGACACTCTTCTCCAACATTGTTCTCTCTGGAGGCTCAACACTCTTCAAAG GTTTTGGTGATAGGCTTCTGAGTGAAGTGAAGAAACTGGCCCCCAAGGATGTCAAAATCAGG ATATCTGCTCCTCAAGAGAGATTATATTCCACATGGATTGG AGGCTCCATCTTGGCTTCACTGGACACATTTAAGAAAATGTGGGTTTCGAAGAAAGAATATGAGGAAGATAGTTCCCGGGCAATCCATCGAAAAACCTTCTAG